In the Mytilus galloprovincialis chromosome 10, xbMytGall1.hap1.1, whole genome shotgun sequence genome, one interval contains:
- the LOC143048588 gene encoding uncharacterized protein LOC143048588 isoform X1, with amino-acid sequence MHFNHTTKCLKKSILRITVKLYLTIPTVIFHAICFLYGIFCNMKLNTRPTIESKRSEDNCLNITIKTDKSSTIYLFASILTTNGYNFHFGVRLHHRYSNGNSLRKQNNLYLTIPTVIFHAICFLYGIFCNMKLNTRPTIESKRSEDNCLNITIKTDISSTIYLFTSILTTNGYNFHFGVRLHHRYSNGNSLRNQNNEKINFDAGIQLYFNNVPDDKQQRLDLQQINQYVHISEFKNKLILTPLLTQSDDEGTNIKYYNKADPISNTYSNGETSLADHSPMNMRSKNKTSRTRQQNNRNTWKPLLIVSIDNIVRQSVEEYLSSKRQYEKRPMVHWPSMHPLLPFKDRHLDDDDISKKN; translated from the exons ATGCATTTTAACCACACaacaaaatgtttgaagaaaagtATTTTGCGAATAACAGTAAAG CTATACCTCACGATACCGACTGTAATATTTCATGCGATATGTTTCCTGTATGGGATTTTCTGTAACATGAAATTGAATACCAGACCCACTATAGAGTCAAAACGATCTGAGGATAATTGCTTGAATATAACAATTAAAACAG acaaatcatcaacaatatatttatttgcaAGTATATTAACAACCAACGGATACAATTTCCACTTCGGAGTGAGGCTGCATCATAGGTATTCTAATG GTAATTCGTTACGAAAGCAAAACAAT CTATACCTCACGATACCGACTGTAATATTTCATGCGATATGTTTCCTGTATGGGATTTTCTGTAACATGAAATTGAATACCAGACCCACTATAGAGTCAAAACGATCTGAGGATAATTGCTTGAATATAACAATTAAAACAG ACATATCatcaacaatatatttatttacaagtaTATTAACAACCAACGGATACAATTTCCACTTCGGAGTGAGGCTGCATCATAGGTATTCTAATG GTAATTCGTTACGAAACCAAAACAAT gaaaaaattaattttgatgcTGGGATTCAACTCTATTTTAACAATGTACCTGATGATAAACAACAAAGACTGGACCTTCAACAGATAAACCAATATGTGCATATTTCCGAGTTTAAGAATAAACTGATTTTGACCCCTCTACTAACCCAGTCAGATGATGAAGGAACAAACATCAAATATTACAATAAGGCTGACCCG ATAAGCAATACTTACTCTAATGGTGAAACCTCTTTGGCAGATCATAGTCCTATGAACATGAGGAGTAAGAATAAAACAAGTAGGACAAGGCAACAAAATAATCGAAACACTTGGAAACCATTACTTATTGTCTCTATTGATAACATAGTAAGGCAAAGTGTCGAGGAATATTTGTCCTCTAAAAGACAGTACGAAAAACGACCCATGGTTCACTGGCCATCAATGCATCCTCTACTACCGTTTAAAGACAGACATCTCGACGATGATGACATCTCAAAAAAGAATTAA
- the LOC143048588 gene encoding uncharacterized protein LOC143048588 isoform X3, whose translation MHFNHTTKCLKKSILRITVKLYLTIPTVIFHAICFLYGIFCNMKLNTRPTIESKRSEDNCLNITIKTDKSSTIYLFASILTTNGYNFHFGVRLHHRYSNGNSLRKQNNEKINFDAGIQLYFNNVPDDKQQRLDLQQINQYVHISEFKNKLILTPLLTQSDDEGTNIKYYNKADPISNTYSNGETSLADHSPMNMRSKNKTSRTRQQNNRNTWKPLLIVSIDNIVRQSVEEYLSSKRQYEKRPMVHWPSMHPLLPFKDRHLDDDDISKKN comes from the exons ATGCATTTTAACCACACaacaaaatgtttgaagaaaagtATTTTGCGAATAACAGTAAAG CTATACCTCACGATACCGACTGTAATATTTCATGCGATATGTTTCCTGTATGGGATTTTCTGTAACATGAAATTGAATACCAGACCCACTATAGAGTCAAAACGATCTGAGGATAATTGCTTGAATATAACAATTAAAACAG acaaatcatcaacaatatatttatttgcaAGTATATTAACAACCAACGGATACAATTTCCACTTCGGAGTGAGGCTGCATCATAGGTATTCTAATG GTAATTCGTTACGAAAGCAAAACAAT gaaaaaattaattttgatgcTGGGATTCAACTCTATTTTAACAATGTACCTGATGATAAACAACAAAGACTGGACCTTCAACAGATAAACCAATATGTGCATATTTCCGAGTTTAAGAATAAACTGATTTTGACCCCTCTACTAACCCAGTCAGATGATGAAGGAACAAACATCAAATATTACAATAAGGCTGACCCG ATAAGCAATACTTACTCTAATGGTGAAACCTCTTTGGCAGATCATAGTCCTATGAACATGAGGAGTAAGAATAAAACAAGTAGGACAAGGCAACAAAATAATCGAAACACTTGGAAACCATTACTTATTGTCTCTATTGATAACATAGTAAGGCAAAGTGTCGAGGAATATTTGTCCTCTAAAAGACAGTACGAAAAACGACCCATGGTTCACTGGCCATCAATGCATCCTCTACTACCGTTTAAAGACAGACATCTCGACGATGATGACATCTCAAAAAAGAATTAA
- the LOC143048588 gene encoding uncharacterized protein LOC143048588 isoform X2 has product MKLNTRPTIESKRSEDNCLNITIKTDKSSTIYLFASILTTNGYNFHFGVRLHHRYSNGNSLRKQNNLYLTIPTVIFHAICFLYGIFCNMKLNTRPTIESKRSEDNCLNITIKTDISSTIYLFTSILTTNGYNFHFGVRLHHRYSNGNSLRNQNNEKINFDAGIQLYFNNVPDDKQQRLDLQQINQYVHISEFKNKLILTPLLTQSDDEGTNIKYYNKADPISNTYSNGETSLADHSPMNMRSKNKTSRTRQQNNRNTWKPLLIVSIDNIVRQSVEEYLSSKRQYEKRPMVHWPSMHPLLPFKDRHLDDDDISKKN; this is encoded by the exons ATGAAATTGAATACCAGACCCACTATAGAGTCAAAACGATCTGAGGATAATTGCTTGAATATAACAATTAAAACAG acaaatcatcaacaatatatttatttgcaAGTATATTAACAACCAACGGATACAATTTCCACTTCGGAGTGAGGCTGCATCATAGGTATTCTAATG GTAATTCGTTACGAAAGCAAAACAAT CTATACCTCACGATACCGACTGTAATATTTCATGCGATATGTTTCCTGTATGGGATTTTCTGTAACATGAAATTGAATACCAGACCCACTATAGAGTCAAAACGATCTGAGGATAATTGCTTGAATATAACAATTAAAACAG ACATATCatcaacaatatatttatttacaagtaTATTAACAACCAACGGATACAATTTCCACTTCGGAGTGAGGCTGCATCATAGGTATTCTAATG GTAATTCGTTACGAAACCAAAACAAT gaaaaaattaattttgatgcTGGGATTCAACTCTATTTTAACAATGTACCTGATGATAAACAACAAAGACTGGACCTTCAACAGATAAACCAATATGTGCATATTTCCGAGTTTAAGAATAAACTGATTTTGACCCCTCTACTAACCCAGTCAGATGATGAAGGAACAAACATCAAATATTACAATAAGGCTGACCCG ATAAGCAATACTTACTCTAATGGTGAAACCTCTTTGGCAGATCATAGTCCTATGAACATGAGGAGTAAGAATAAAACAAGTAGGACAAGGCAACAAAATAATCGAAACACTTGGAAACCATTACTTATTGTCTCTATTGATAACATAGTAAGGCAAAGTGTCGAGGAATATTTGTCCTCTAAAAGACAGTACGAAAAACGACCCATGGTTCACTGGCCATCAATGCATCCTCTACTACCGTTTAAAGACAGACATCTCGACGATGATGACATCTCAAAAAAGAATTAA
- the LOC143048588 gene encoding uncharacterized protein LOC143048588 isoform X5, with translation MKLNTRPTIESKRSEDNCLNITIKTDKSSTIYLFASILTTNGYNFHFGVRLHHRYSNGNSLRKQNNEKINFDAGIQLYFNNVPDDKQQRLDLQQINQYVHISEFKNKLILTPLLTQSDDEGTNIKYYNKADPISNTYSNGETSLADHSPMNMRSKNKTSRTRQQNNRNTWKPLLIVSIDNIVRQSVEEYLSSKRQYEKRPMVHWPSMHPLLPFKDRHLDDDDISKKN, from the exons ATGAAATTGAATACCAGACCCACTATAGAGTCAAAACGATCTGAGGATAATTGCTTGAATATAACAATTAAAACAG acaaatcatcaacaatatatttatttgcaAGTATATTAACAACCAACGGATACAATTTCCACTTCGGAGTGAGGCTGCATCATAGGTATTCTAATG GTAATTCGTTACGAAAGCAAAACAAT gaaaaaattaattttgatgcTGGGATTCAACTCTATTTTAACAATGTACCTGATGATAAACAACAAAGACTGGACCTTCAACAGATAAACCAATATGTGCATATTTCCGAGTTTAAGAATAAACTGATTTTGACCCCTCTACTAACCCAGTCAGATGATGAAGGAACAAACATCAAATATTACAATAAGGCTGACCCG ATAAGCAATACTTACTCTAATGGTGAAACCTCTTTGGCAGATCATAGTCCTATGAACATGAGGAGTAAGAATAAAACAAGTAGGACAAGGCAACAAAATAATCGAAACACTTGGAAACCATTACTTATTGTCTCTATTGATAACATAGTAAGGCAAAGTGTCGAGGAATATTTGTCCTCTAAAAGACAGTACGAAAAACGACCCATGGTTCACTGGCCATCAATGCATCCTCTACTACCGTTTAAAGACAGACATCTCGACGATGATGACATCTCAAAAAAGAATTAA
- the LOC143048588 gene encoding uncharacterized protein LOC143048588 isoform X4 has product MKLNTRPTIESKRSEDNCLNITIKTDISSTIYLFTSILTTNGYNFHFGVRLHHRYSNGNSLRNQNNEKINFDAGIQLYFNNVPDDKQQRLDLQQINQYVHISEFKNKLILTPLLTQSDDEGTNIKYYNKADPISNTYSNGETSLADHSPMNMRSKNKTSRTRQQNNRNTWKPLLIVSIDNIVRQSVEEYLSSKRQYEKRPMVHWPSMHPLLPFKDRHLDDDDISKKN; this is encoded by the exons ATGAAATTGAATACCAGACCCACTATAGAGTCAAAACGATCTGAGGATAATTGCTTGAATATAACAATTAAAACAG ACATATCatcaacaatatatttatttacaagtaTATTAACAACCAACGGATACAATTTCCACTTCGGAGTGAGGCTGCATCATAGGTATTCTAATG GTAATTCGTTACGAAACCAAAACAAT gaaaaaattaattttgatgcTGGGATTCAACTCTATTTTAACAATGTACCTGATGATAAACAACAAAGACTGGACCTTCAACAGATAAACCAATATGTGCATATTTCCGAGTTTAAGAATAAACTGATTTTGACCCCTCTACTAACCCAGTCAGATGATGAAGGAACAAACATCAAATATTACAATAAGGCTGACCCG ATAAGCAATACTTACTCTAATGGTGAAACCTCTTTGGCAGATCATAGTCCTATGAACATGAGGAGTAAGAATAAAACAAGTAGGACAAGGCAACAAAATAATCGAAACACTTGGAAACCATTACTTATTGTCTCTATTGATAACATAGTAAGGCAAAGTGTCGAGGAATATTTGTCCTCTAAAAGACAGTACGAAAAACGACCCATGGTTCACTGGCCATCAATGCATCCTCTACTACCGTTTAAAGACAGACATCTCGACGATGATGACATCTCAAAAAAGAATTAA
- the LOC143048588 gene encoding uncharacterized protein LOC143048588 isoform X6: protein MTNQIYQGNSLRNQNNEKINFDAGIQLYFNNVPDDKQQRLDLQQINQYVHISEFKNKLILTPLLTQSDDEGTNIKYYNKADPISNTYSNGETSLADHSPMNMRSKNKTSRTRQQNNRNTWKPLLIVSIDNIVRQSVEEYLSSKRQYEKRPMVHWPSMHPLLPFKDRHLDDDDISKKN, encoded by the exons ATGACAAATCAAATTTATCAAG GTAATTCGTTACGAAACCAAAACAAT gaaaaaattaattttgatgcTGGGATTCAACTCTATTTTAACAATGTACCTGATGATAAACAACAAAGACTGGACCTTCAACAGATAAACCAATATGTGCATATTTCCGAGTTTAAGAATAAACTGATTTTGACCCCTCTACTAACCCAGTCAGATGATGAAGGAACAAACATCAAATATTACAATAAGGCTGACCCG ATAAGCAATACTTACTCTAATGGTGAAACCTCTTTGGCAGATCATAGTCCTATGAACATGAGGAGTAAGAATAAAACAAGTAGGACAAGGCAACAAAATAATCGAAACACTTGGAAACCATTACTTATTGTCTCTATTGATAACATAGTAAGGCAAAGTGTCGAGGAATATTTGTCCTCTAAAAGACAGTACGAAAAACGACCCATGGTTCACTGGCCATCAATGCATCCTCTACTACCGTTTAAAGACAGACATCTCGACGATGATGACATCTCAAAAAAGAATTAA